The Pseudomonas sp. R4-35-07 nucleotide sequence GATGTGGAAAAGCTTAAGCGTAATGGTGTGATTGACACGGGCCTGCCGGACCGCTGTTATGACGCGAGTGAGTTAATCGACAAAGCCAGCGTTGAATACGATGCTGCTCGACTTCAACTGCATATTGGCATACCTCAAGCGGCTATGCTGCGAAGTGCCAGGGGCTATGTTGATCCTGCCCTTTGGGACTATGGTGTCAATGCTGGCTTCGTAAACTATCAATTCAGTGGACGTCGCAGTGAAAACTCAGGTAGCACGAGTGACTATTACAGTTTGGGATTGCGTAATGGCTTAAATATCGGTCAGTGGCGTCTGCGTAACGAGTCATCTTTGTCGGATGGCAGTGGAAATAAACGGCGCTTTACCAGCAACCGTATTTTTGCCGAGCGCGACATCACGTCGTTGAAAAGCCAATTGACACTGGGGGAAACTTACACCAGCTCTCAAACATTTGACAGTGTGCGTTTTCTCGGCATCCAACTGAGTTCAGACGAAGCCATGCTTCCCGATAGCCAACGGGGCTATGCGCCCGTTATCCACGGGACTGCGCAAACCAACGCGACCGTTGAAGTGAGCCAGAATGGTTACTTGCTATATAGCACTACGGTTTCCCCCGGGCCATTCGAAATTAGTGATATCTATCCCAGCGGATCAAATGGAGATCTTGAAATCACCGTGATCGAGGCGGATGGGAGTCGCAGTAGTTTCACCCAGGTTTACGCATCTCTACCACAGATGGTACGACGCGGAATGCTGCGCTATAACGCTGCCGCTGGCGAGTATGCGAGTAACAATCCTGATGACGCAGCGCCTTCACTGGCGACCTTAGGGTTTGCCTACGGCCTGACCAACGCCACAACCCTTGTGGGGGGCGTGCAGTGGGCTGAGGACTACAGGGCAACGAATGTTGGCGTCACACAGAACACGCCTCTTGGCGCCTTCGCGATAGATGTCACCCAATCAAATAGTGAAACCCGACAGCAGCGAAACCGAGGGCAAAGCCTCAGGTTGAACTATGCGAAAACACTCGCCGCTACCAATACGACTTTTACCCTAGCTACTTACCGTTATTCGACTGAAGACTATCGGACATTGGGCGACCATGTCACCGACCTGCGATTCATGGACGGTAACCACAGAGGGCGTGCGAAAAACCGTTTTGATATAACGATAAATCAGAGTTTGGGCTCGAGGGGAGGATCGTTTTATCTGAATGGCACTGAACAGCGTTACTGGAATTTACCCGGCAGTTCTCAGCAACTTCGCGTCGGCTATAGCAATAACTGGGGCTCGATCAATTATAATATTGACACCTCCTTTAGCCGTAACGATGCCTCTAATTATAAAAATGATAAAAAGCAGGTTGCTCTGTCGATCTCTATGCCTTTGGGAAGTTCACAGCGATCGTCGCGTGTCAGCTCCAATCTGAATTATGACAATCAAGGGCGTCATTCAACACAGATGGGGCTTAATGGCAATCTTCCGGGGCAAGATGATGCTTATTACAACCTCCAGGCAGGGCATGACAGCAGCGGGGGGGGCTCAGGGTCCGCAAGCCTGAGTGCGGTCACCTCAGTGGCTCGGGTGAATGCTGGTTACAGTCAAGGTCGTGATTATCAGACTTTTAGTGCTGGCGCTTCCGGTTCGGTAGTAGCGCATGCCGGAGGAATTAATCTAGGTCAACCCGTGGGCGACACATTTACCCTTGCAGAGGTGTCTGGGGTATCTAATGCAAAATTTTCCAGCCACGCCGGGGTTATCACCGGAAGGAACGGCTACGCGGTAGTACCCAGCGCTCAGATATATCGGACCAACTGGCTTACTCTGGATGCCCGTGACCTCGGGGCGGATACTGAGCTGCTGACCACCGCCCAACAACTGGTTCCCCGTCGCGGTTCCATAACACTAGCTAGCTTCGCGGCGGAAAGTGGGCGCCGAGTACAATTTGAGTTTCGAAGCGTAGACGGTAGCCCTATACCCTTTGGGGCTAGTGTTCAGGATGAAAATGGCAAAGTGCTAGGCGTTCTAGATCCAAAAGGTATGGCGCTTGCCTTAGTTGACCAGGAAGAATCGACTCTGATTGTAAAATGGAAAAGCGATAGTTGCCAGGCACATTATATTCTAGCACCACGAAAGCTCGATACAAGATTTGATAAAGTTCAGTTAGCATGCAAATGAGGGGAGTAAATTTAGGCGTTATTGCCAGTCTCTATTTTTGTTGAAGGTGTTAATCAGTCATCTCGACAGATATTAAATGTTTAGGGGGTTAATATGGGAAGCGAAATTATCGGTTGCTTAATTTGTGGTGCTATTATTTTGATCGGAGTGCTTATGCACTTCGCAAAGTGGAAGGTATAAGGCACGCCGCTTTATCAGCTCATCTGTCAGGTCGCAGCTAGTTATCAGACTATTGAGCGGTAATCGCAGTCAGCAGTTAATTGGTATTTTACAGAGAGAGTTACTTGAATAACCGAAGTGAGCAGTCGTTGCTCCAACAATCTACCGTCATGATGTTAGCAGTAGCGATCGCTGGGATTGCTACTGGTTTCGTTACGGGCGCTCAATCCGTCCTGTTCGATGGTTTTTTCTCGTTGATTGCAACCTTTATCAAAGTATTAATGCTGATTACAGCCAAACTGATCGCCAAGGAAAGTAATCACCGGTTCCAGTTTGGCTTCTGGCATTTGGAACCCATGGTGTTACTGATCGAAGGCAGCTTTCTGTTTTTGATCGCAATCTATGCATTTCTTAACGGAGTGTCTGGATTCATCAACGGCGGTCGTGAGATTGAATTAGGGATGCTGATCATCTATGCGGCAGTGTTTACAGTCGTCGAGTTCGCCTATTTTTTCTACATCCGTTATCGAAACCGTGAGCTTAAATCAACGCTGATTCAGTTCGATAACATTAGCTGGTTGGTAGATGCGATGTTATCGGTAGGACTGCTTGTCAGCTTTCTCACTGCGTTGTTGCTCACGTCACGGGGCTATGGTCATTTGGCCGTATATGCCGATCCGCTGATTTTGATCTTGCTGGCACTGAGTATATTGCCTCCCGCTTTCAATATACTACGTCCGGCCTTGCGTGATGTGTTGGGCATGGCGCCAGACCAATTGGACAACAAAGTGCGACAGGTGATGGACGCGATTAAAATCGAGTACGGCTTCGAGCATTACGTTTCTTATGTACAGAAGCATGGGCGAGCGCGATTTATCGAGATCCATATTGTGCTCTCGACTGATTATCACGTGGAAGCGGTCGGGAACCTGGATACGTTACGTGACGAAATCTCGGCGAGATTGGGCCACGCAGATTCGGCACGGTGGCTGACGATTTGTTTTACGGGGGACCGGAAGTGGATTGTTTGATCTCTACGTGGTCGTCACTGAAGTGGGCAAGTTGCAAGGTGGACGTAATCAGCGGGAATGCGAGTGAGTTTGAGCGATAGTGCGTTTACCTTCTACGATGTTGCTGGTGACCGGGTCCGCACGGGCAAGCTGTGGTCGGTGCTGTCCGACAAGTTCGATCTGGAGCGGCGGTTATGGGTCATACCGGCGGAGGTGATGAACAACTCCAGTTAGTGGTACGAAAACCAGGTAACTCCCTTTCTGAAGATCTGCGAGGTGCAGGTCATCAGGTGGGGCGTTCCATGGCTCTGAGCTTGATGAAGAAGGTCGGGATCGCCAGCCGCCAACGCAGGCCCCACAAGTCTTCAGACGTCGAGTCTTTGGTGGCTGAGCAGAGCTGGAGCGTGAGGTTTACGTAGCTAATACCGTTCGCGGACGTCACCTATATCCAGCTCGGTAAGCGCTGGATCCGCGCTCGGTAGTTTTGGATCCGTTTGCGGCCGAATGGCGGGATGGGCGTATTCATTGGGCGCCGATGCGGCACTGGCAAATGAGGCGGAGGGCTGTTGAATTGATAGGGCGGCCTGAGGGCGTGCCGTTTCATTCTCACCAAGGCTGTCAGTACAATAGTCAAATAATTCAGGGCTGAACTGCAAGCACATAAGCTGAAGCAGCGCATGTGTCGAAAAGGGCAGTGTTGGGATAACGCATGATTGAGCTTTTTTGGCAGTTTGAAGTCCGAATGGGTACCCTAGAGAGGTTATAGCCCGGAGTATAAGGCCCCGGTAGACATCAACCTATATGTGGTGCACTGCAACAGCGCAAGGCGCTACGGTTACAAGAGCTATCGCTCGCCGATGGTGGCGGAAGAGCTAGCGGTGTGAGAACCGAAAAAACTATCTGCAATTACTGGATCAGTCCAATGCGACAAACCCCTTAATCCGCTGCTCTCTTGCGGGGGATTAAGGGGATTAAGGTTTAACGGACAAATGCGACGCCGTTACTGCTCTCCTTGATATTCTCGATGATAAGTTCGAAGCGATAGTCCTTTCGTTTGACCAGCTTCCAGCCTGCCGGGAAAGTTTCAGGATAAGTGATGAAATTTAGAGAATCTGTCGGCGCATCATACATAAAATAGGCTGCGCCAATTTCCATCGGAACCTTGTTTTTATCAAACAGGATGACAGACGTGACATACATTCTTCCATCATTGGGGATAAGCCCGACAATCTGGAAATCATCATTTACAAGAATATTTACCGGATTATCGATGGTATATGTCTGGACGAAAACATAATCTAGCGCTGTGTTTTCTGAACTGTTCGTTAGTTTAATCGACAGAAGTTGCGTATTTTTCGGT carries:
- a CDS encoding fimbria/pilus outer membrane usher protein; protein product: MKKISAENRSGLSARVQESTAAPHDLADKGFRLRKLALAVALALPGAAYANSTGSEANIPEFDLAFIQGGGEQLDLAEFLRQDNVAPGTYRVDIYVNRALTGRRDIRFDIIDKSGRTKPCLTLEVLEKLGVDVEKLKRNGVIDTGLPDRCYDASELIDKASVEYDAARLQLHIGIPQAAMLRSARGYVDPALWDYGVNAGFVNYQFSGRRSENSGSTSDYYSLGLRNGLNIGQWRLRNESSLSDGSGNKRRFTSNRIFAERDITSLKSQLTLGETYTSSQTFDSVRFLGIQLSSDEAMLPDSQRGYAPVIHGTAQTNATVEVSQNGYLLYSTTVSPGPFEISDIYPSGSNGDLEITVIEADGSRSSFTQVYASLPQMVRRGMLRYNAAAGEYASNNPDDAAPSLATLGFAYGLTNATTLVGGVQWAEDYRATNVGVTQNTPLGAFAIDVTQSNSETRQQRNRGQSLRLNYAKTLAATNTTFTLATYRYSTEDYRTLGDHVTDLRFMDGNHRGRAKNRFDITINQSLGSRGGSFYLNGTEQRYWNLPGSSQQLRVGYSNNWGSINYNIDTSFSRNDASNYKNDKKQVALSISMPLGSSQRSSRVSSNLNYDNQGRHSTQMGLNGNLPGQDDAYYNLQAGHDSSGGGSGSASLSAVTSVARVNAGYSQGRDYQTFSAGASGSVVAHAGGINLGQPVGDTFTLAEVSGVSNAKFSSHAGVITGRNGYAVVPSAQIYRTNWLTLDARDLGADTELLTTAQQLVPRRGSITLASFAAESGRRVQFEFRSVDGSPIPFGASVQDENGKVLGVLDPKGMALALVDQEESTLIVKWKSDSCQAHYILAPRKLDTRFDKVQLACK
- a CDS encoding beta/gamma crystallin domain-containing protein — its product is MKDQKNSSIGATFYQQKNFSGTPHEYKEREVVYELPSELNDTFLSVKIGKQSLVHGWRHFRDSQADQIYKVWTESTSDITEIQGLSKFVVAPKNTQLLSIKLTNSSENTALDYVFVQTYTIDNPVNILVNDDFQIVGLIPNDGRMYVTSVILFDKNKVPMEIGAAYFMYDAPTDSLNFITYPETFPAGWKLVKRKDYRFELIIENIKESSNGVAFVR
- a CDS encoding cation diffusion facilitator family transporter, with the protein product MNNRSEQSLLQQSTVMMLAVAIAGIATGFVTGAQSVLFDGFFSLIATFIKVLMLITAKLIAKESNHRFQFGFWHLEPMVLLIEGSFLFLIAIYAFLNGVSGFINGGREIELGMLIIYAAVFTVVEFAYFFYIRYRNRELKSTLIQFDNISWLVDAMLSVGLLVSFLTALLLTSRGYGHLAVYADPLILILLALSILPPAFNILRPALRDVLGMAPDQLDNKVRQVMDAIKIEYGFEHYVSYVQKHGRARFIEIHIVLSTDYHVEAVGNLDTLRDEISARLGHADSARWLTICFTGDRKWIV